Proteins from one Bacillus thuringiensis genomic window:
- a CDS encoding restriction endonuclease subunit S: MGFIEYKLSELGEIITGKTPPKTNAENYNSKDVLFIKPDDISVEKINRISKGKSYVSEKGAETGRLVGKGTILVTCIGIVGKIGIVECERAIFNQQINAIIPNEKIVLGKYLAYLLNSMQRQLQDKANAPIVPILNKTNFSKIKVRIPSLTYQEKVIDLLDGSQTLIQKRQFQITALDELTQSVFLEMFGDPLHNPKRWKKGKIADLTETTQYGTSSKANEGVGEFPILRMNNITYKGGWDFSNLKYIDLDEKEQKKYLVHKGDLLFNRTNSKELVGKTAVYRNDIPYAYAGYLVKLIPNAEANAEFISAYLNSEYGKRILLNKAKSIVGMANINAQELKSIDIYLPPKKSQDDYAYKIQSILKYQEQLKDSLESYNNLYNSLLQRAFKGELFQEQV, translated from the coding sequence ATGGGTTTCATAGAATATAAATTAAGTGAACTAGGTGAAATAATCACAGGAAAAACTCCCCCAAAAACGAACGCTGAAAATTATAATAGTAAAGATGTATTATTTATTAAGCCTGATGATATTTCAGTCGAAAAGATAAATAGAATCTCTAAAGGGAAATCTTATGTATCAGAAAAAGGTGCTGAGACAGGAAGATTAGTTGGAAAAGGAACGATATTAGTAACTTGTATTGGTATAGTAGGGAAAATAGGAATAGTTGAATGTGAGCGTGCAATATTTAATCAACAAATTAATGCAATTATACCTAATGAGAAGATTGTTTTGGGAAAATATTTAGCATATTTATTGAATAGTATGCAAAGACAACTACAAGATAAAGCTAATGCTCCTATTGTCCCGATTCTTAATAAGACAAATTTTTCTAAAATTAAGGTTAGAATACCAAGTTTAACTTATCAAGAAAAAGTAATAGATTTATTAGATGGATCTCAAACATTAATTCAAAAACGTCAATTCCAAATCACAGCATTGGATGAATTAACGCAAAGTGTCTTTTTAGAGATGTTCGGAGACCCTTTGCACAATCCTAAAAGATGGAAAAAAGGGAAAATTGCTGATTTAACTGAAACTACTCAGTATGGAACAAGTTCTAAGGCTAATGAAGGAGTAGGAGAGTTTCCAATTCTTCGAATGAATAATATTACTTATAAAGGTGGTTGGGATTTTTCTAATTTAAAATATATAGATTTAGATGAAAAAGAACAAAAAAAATATTTAGTGCATAAAGGAGACTTACTTTTTAATAGGACGAACAGTAAGGAGTTAGTAGGTAAGACAGCGGTATATAGAAATGATATTCCTTATGCTTATGCTGGGTATCTAGTAAAATTAATTCCAAATGCGGAGGCAAATGCTGAGTTTATTTCAGCATATCTAAATTCAGAGTACGGAAAAAGAATTTTATTAAATAAAGCAAAAAGTATTGTAGGAATGGCTAATATAAATGCTCAAGAGCTAAAAAGTATAGATATCTATTTACCTCCTAAAAAATCACAAGATGACTATGCCTATAAAATACAATCAATTCTAAAATACCAGGAACAATTAAAAGACTCTCTAGAAAGCTATAATAATTTATATAATTCATTACTCCAAAGGGCTTTCAAAGGTGAGCTTTTTCAAGAACAAGTATAA
- a CDS encoding DEAD/DEAH box helicase family protein produces MKNFGFLKEKEQFKSFATACTEAENAMLVSPATCAILTRRALELAVKWVYQVDNDVAVPYRDNLSSLIHDRNFLGVIDEELLPMMKYVVKLGNTAVHTNANITHDEAVLTLHHLHQFVSWIDYCYADEYTAPAFNEVLLHTSVEKRERPEELQNLYERLSAKDKDLEELRKENAALRSQFTAKRVEHTKEINFVVDEISEFDTRKMYIDLDLKLAGWQFNYDIEEEYPVKGMPNKTGEGFVDYVLRGENGKIIALVEAKRTSKDPKEGRQQSKLYADCIEKEQGLRPIIFYTNGYETYIWHDDYGARKTSGFYNKEEVQLLIDRRILRRPLKDVEINDDITNRYYQKEAILSVCDAFERNQRKALLVMATGSGKTRTVISLVDILTKHNWVKNILFLADRTALVKQAMRNFNALMPNLSLCNLLENKANPEESRMIFSTYATMMNAIDETKTKDGKRLFTVGHFDLIIIDESHRSIYQKYRSIFDYFDGMLVGLTATPKDEVDKNTYSIFNLENGVPTYAYELSQAVEDKFLVDYKTLETKTKFLEDGIMYDDLSEEEKAEFEDVFEDEPTVRDIDSSALNNWLFNGNTIDMVLESLMTNGIHIEGGDKIGKTIIFAKNHRHALAIKERFDLKFPEYGGNFAEVIDYSVNYYQSLIDDFSATSKMPEIAISVDMLDTGIDVPEVVNLVFFKKVRSKTKFWQMIGRGTRLCENLFGLGQDKENFLIFDWCSNFEYFRANQHGTEAKLSKTLTEKLFNSKVDIVRELQDVEYQVSPYKEFRQETVEQLVTDVKTLNDENFRVRQHIQYVHKYKGKNNWNALSVVQTNEIKEHVSPLVTPYDDDELAKRFDLLMYTIEIAKLNSSNATKPIVRVMNTAEALSKLGSIPQVVEQRDIIQKVKDETFWQEASLQDLEEVREALRDLIKFIEREQQKIYYTEFKDEIIEQTENSSILDVNDLKSYRQKVEHYLKEHQDQITIYKLRHNKELTKQDVETLEDILWHELGSKEQYEKDFGNTSITRLVRNIVGLDRQAAMEEFSEFLSEERLNIQQARFVELIVDYVVKNGTLDKQVLQQDPFRTLGSITSLFKKNMRDVKKIISVIDRINKNSEFIS; encoded by the coding sequence ATGAAGAACTTTGGGTTTTTAAAAGAAAAAGAACAGTTTAAGAGTTTTGCGACAGCTTGTACAGAAGCTGAGAATGCGATGCTTGTAAGTCCTGCGACGTGTGCTATTTTAACACGTCGCGCGCTTGAACTTGCTGTGAAATGGGTATATCAAGTTGATAATGATGTCGCTGTACCATATCGTGATAATTTATCAAGTTTAATTCATGATCGGAACTTTCTAGGTGTCATCGATGAAGAATTATTACCAATGATGAAATATGTGGTGAAACTAGGGAATACAGCAGTTCATACGAATGCAAATATTACACATGATGAAGCAGTACTGACGCTTCATCATCTTCATCAATTTGTTTCATGGATTGACTATTGCTATGCTGATGAATATACAGCGCCTGCCTTCAATGAAGTGCTTCTACATACAAGTGTAGAAAAGCGTGAGCGTCCAGAAGAGCTACAAAATTTATATGAGCGTTTAAGTGCGAAAGATAAAGATTTAGAAGAATTACGTAAAGAGAATGCAGCACTACGCAGTCAGTTTACAGCTAAACGTGTTGAGCATACAAAAGAAATAAATTTTGTAGTGGATGAAATCAGTGAGTTTGATACGCGTAAAATGTATATCGATTTAGATTTAAAATTAGCAGGTTGGCAGTTTAATTACGATATTGAGGAAGAGTATCCAGTAAAAGGTATGCCAAATAAGACAGGCGAAGGGTTTGTTGATTATGTATTGCGTGGTGAAAACGGTAAAATCATTGCGCTTGTAGAGGCGAAACGAACTTCGAAAGATCCAAAAGAAGGGCGCCAACAATCAAAGCTTTATGCAGATTGTATTGAAAAAGAACAGGGATTGCGCCCAATTATTTTCTATACAAATGGATATGAAACATATATTTGGCATGATGACTATGGCGCTCGTAAAACATCTGGTTTTTATAATAAAGAAGAAGTACAGTTACTCATTGATCGTCGTATTCTTCGTAGGCCATTGAAAGATGTAGAGATCAATGATGATATTACAAACCGTTATTATCAAAAAGAGGCCATTCTTTCTGTTTGTGATGCGTTTGAACGTAATCAAAGAAAAGCACTATTGGTAATGGCAACAGGTAGTGGGAAAACACGTACGGTTATTTCGCTTGTTGACATTTTAACAAAGCATAATTGGGTAAAGAATATTTTGTTTTTAGCAGATCGAACAGCTTTAGTAAAACAAGCAATGCGAAACTTTAACGCCTTAATGCCAAATTTATCGTTATGTAATTTACTTGAAAATAAGGCGAATCCAGAAGAAAGTAGAATGATTTTTTCAACGTATGCTACGATGATGAATGCCATTGATGAAACAAAAACAAAAGACGGCAAACGTTTATTTACAGTAGGTCATTTCGATTTGATTATTATTGATGAATCTCACCGAAGTATTTATCAAAAGTATCGTAGTATTTTTGACTATTTTGATGGCATGTTAGTTGGTTTAACAGCAACGCCAAAAGATGAAGTCGATAAAAATACATATTCTATTTTTAATTTAGAAAATGGTGTTCCAACATATGCTTATGAATTATCACAAGCAGTTGAAGACAAGTTTTTAGTTGACTACAAAACACTAGAAACGAAAACAAAGTTTTTAGAAGATGGTATTATGTATGACGATCTTTCTGAAGAGGAAAAGGCTGAATTTGAAGATGTTTTTGAAGATGAGCCCACCGTACGTGATATTGATAGTTCAGCATTAAATAATTGGTTATTTAATGGAAATACGATTGATATGGTTTTAGAAAGCTTAATGACTAATGGTATTCATATCGAAGGCGGAGATAAAATCGGAAAAACGATTATCTTTGCTAAAAATCATCGACATGCGCTAGCAATTAAAGAACGATTTGATTTGAAGTTTCCTGAATATGGCGGTAACTTCGCAGAAGTCATTGATTATAGCGTAAATTACTATCAATCGTTAATTGATGATTTTTCAGCGACTTCAAAAATGCCGGAGATTGCCATTTCTGTCGATATGTTAGATACAGGAATTGATGTCCCTGAAGTCGTCAATTTAGTATTCTTTAAGAAAGTTCGTTCGAAAACAAAGTTCTGGCAAATGATTGGGCGAGGTACACGGTTATGTGAGAATTTATTTGGCTTAGGACAAGATAAAGAGAATTTTTTAATATTTGATTGGTGTAGTAATTTTGAGTATTTCCGTGCCAACCAGCATGGCACAGAGGCGAAACTATCGAAAACTTTAACCGAAAAGTTGTTTAACTCAAAAGTCGATATTGTGCGTGAATTGCAAGATGTTGAATATCAAGTTAGTCCGTACAAAGAATTTAGACAGGAAACGGTAGAGCAATTAGTTACAGATGTAAAAACATTAAACGATGAGAATTTCCGAGTACGTCAACATATCCAATATGTTCATAAGTATAAGGGAAAAAACAATTGGAATGCTTTATCTGTTGTTCAAACCAATGAAATTAAAGAACATGTATCTCCTTTAGTTACGCCGTATGACGATGATGAGCTAGCTAAACGATTCGATTTATTAATGTATACAATTGAAATAGCTAAATTAAATTCAAGTAATGCAACAAAGCCAATTGTGCGAGTGATGAATACAGCAGAAGCATTATCGAAATTAGGTTCAATTCCGCAAGTAGTAGAACAAAGAGATATCATTCAAAAAGTCAAAGATGAAACTTTTTGGCAAGAAGCTTCCCTTCAAGACTTGGAAGAAGTACGTGAGGCATTACGTGATTTAATTAAATTCATTGAGAGAGAACAACAAAAAATTTATTATACAGAATTCAAAGATGAAATCATTGAACAGACTGAAAATAGTTCTATATTAGATGTGAATGATTTAAAAAGCTATCGTCAGAAAGTAGAACATTATCTAAAAGAACATCAGGATCAAATTACCATCTATAAATTGCGCCATAATAAAGAACTAACGAAGCAAGATGTTGAAACATTAGAAGATATCCTGTGGCATGAGTTAGGTTCAAAAGAACAATATGAAAAAGACTTTGGGAATACATCGATTACAAGATTAGTTCGTAATATTGTTGGATTAGATCGACAGGCGGCAATGGAAGAGTTTTCAGAGTTTTTATCTGAGGAGCGCTTAAATATTCAACAAGCAAGATTCGTTGAATTAATTGTGGATTATGTTGTGAAAAATGGAACACTGGATAAACAAGTGCTTCAACAGGATCCATTTAGAACACTAGGAAGCATTACTTCATTATTCAAAAAAAATATGAGGGATGTTAAGAAAATTATTAGTGTTATTGATCGGATTAATAAGAACTCGGAGTTTATTTCTTGA
- a CDS encoding phosphoribosyltransferase produces the protein MNIEAVIFVLLSLGGKGLNPYYSSKVKGQVVCVIDDYITKGISFETARNLLPKAGASKVILIALGRYKKGQYEIYQHEVYDFNGNIIRAGYKYRLNSGENLTGEYVTILKHEVHRICEMLNG, from the coding sequence TTGAATATTGAAGCAGTAATTTTTGTTTTATTATCTTTAGGTGGCAAAGGATTAAATCCATATTATTCAAGCAAAGTTAAAGGACAAGTTGTTTGTGTAATAGACGACTATATTACAAAGGGTATTTCTTTTGAGACTGCTAGAAATTTATTGCCTAAAGCTGGTGCGAGTAAAGTAATATTAATAGCACTAGGGAGATATAAAAAAGGGCAGTATGAAATTTATCAACATGAAGTATATGATTTCAATGGCAACATTATTAGAGCAGGTTATAAATATCGTTTGAATTCTGGAGAGAACTTAACTGGAGAATATGTTACTATTTTAAAACATGAAGTGCATCGTATATGCGAAATGTTGAATGGATAG